The genome window CAACATAGCACTTCAAAATTAAACCGACTAACAAAGGAAGCGATGTTCATGATCATAAAAGTGCCAGGACACAACACATCAAAATCCTTCCTATATCTACTCATTCAAGCAAAACTGTAAAAAGTTCTCTAACTTGTTTTGCATCCATAATCAAGACTTTCACGTAACCCGCTTAGATTGCGACAGCGATCCGTCCAGCAACTTGGTCGAGATCCCTCTGGCCATTAGATGAGATTTTCCTTCCACTAAAACACAGGAATACAAGTAGTTTAGTTGCCAAAAACTTCAATTCATGTTGTCGTTTGTCATAATGAAACCAAGGGTTATGTGAAAGGAACTCACCCTTTGGCGTCAACGTCAATGATGTTTATCCTCTGCAATTGTTGAAGGATGTGACGAGCAATAGCGCCACTGCTTTTACAGAAATGAGGCGGGCGACTGCCGTTCCTCTTGCTTCCTCCATAAATCCTACGGAAGGCACCTACACCAAGACCACCCCTCAAGTAGATTTTCCTTGCCATGGATGCTGCAAAGATAATTAAATTCGGATTAAGCTACACACAGTCAACAGTTTTATCACACCAAAACTAGTGGAAGGTTTTGTGCATACGTGGAGAAAGGGATAGAGAATTCCACATACCAGATCTGATGTAGTACCAATCAGGGTCGTATGGTGCAAGCTCCTTGAATGTAGCGGTCTTCACAATGTCGGTCCAGTCAGGAAGCTCAATCTATCAGGcgatacaaaacaaaatgagaagAGACTCCTCATTGAAAAGGGGCAACAAAGTAAACCTACTAGCGAGTGAAGAGATATCATatacaaaaaatcatcaaacaaaGTAAACCTGCTGGCAATTACGTTTCTACCTTCAAGGATATCACGTGACTATAAGAACTTCCGTTTTTGTTTtcagaaatggaaaaaaaaaacgaaacaccagctaaataagatttttttttgcaaCAAAACTAAAGAACTTGAGCCAGAGCGAGCGCAAGATATAACGTCTAGCATCCATTACTGATGGCCGCAACTAAAGGGGCTACGTAAGGATAGTTTACGCACATTGTATGCAATTTTTGTTCACTCGAAGAAACTGAGAAACAGAAACAACTATAACATGCTTAATTGCTAGCAAGCCTTTCAAAGACCAAAACAACACAAATATAAAAGCAATTTCAGAGGCTCTACTATGTTTCCATAAAGCACCGCTCGATAGCGAAGATGACATATATCGAATTCGATGTTAATCAAAGCATTTTAGTTCAACAGTTTCGTGTTCCCCTTACAAGCCAAAATTCAGTTTCCTCTATTCATATCACACACAAATTGACCGATACATGAGATCCAACAAACTCCACAACAAACGCAGCCCcctattttttaacaaattacACTTATTTCAGTATACAAACAGTAACAAATTCGAATGCTGCAGAACCAAAATCCAAACCTCATGTTCCGATTATCTAAGCTTGCAATCTATGAATCTCACAAGTATATCGATCCtacaatatatataaacacacacacacacacacacatatatacataaatatatatatatatatatagagagagagagagagagagagagagagagagactgactcGGCCGGAGCGCTTCAGGTGAGCGGCGTAGGCCTTGACGAATTCATGGGGGGACACGTCCTTCACTGTTCTCGCCGCCTCCATCTTCCGATTACGTAAATCTCTGCTTCACCTTCTCCTTCTGCTGCTGGCTGCTGCGGCGGAGCACGTCCGAGTCTTCCTCTGGCTTGTGCGTATGAGAGGAGTGCCACCAGGGTTTGGGATTAGGGTTTTATGTGGTTCCGCTGTTGAAGCATACTAATCCCAATTGGAAAGTACAGTTTTAGCCCCAACCccgttcgtttttttttttcttttttttttggttgttgaatacatcgatatttttacactaaggaaaAGGGAAGTTcgactaagccacacaatgggcaacctaatttggtatcgaattcaccatCCATGAAATTAGAATATAACACCTCCCACTtccaaatgaagagaaatatcatcaAACCGTAGTGCTGAATACCGTTATTTTTTCTTAGAATCTTAGATTGGGCTTCTTTCACATTGTCCATATTTGAGCCCAACTAAATCAGTTTTGGGTTTTTGGTACTACGGTAGGCTCAAGCCCAAGTATTGTGGGTCAAAAACATAGGCTTACATATTATCGAGGTTTTTTTTATCACCTATCTTTGAATTTGATATTAAGATTTGAGATtatagtattaatttatttttcaacatAATATCCAATTTAATGGAGAGTGACCTTGCATTCATTCATCACCTAGTGACTAAAAGAACATTTTTGTAAGGATGGTGCTATTTGTACATCTTTTTTTACCCTTCCACTTACCCCATGTTAATTTATAtcatttaatcttcttcaattcatcaatCCGACGagcaaaaattaagaaaagtgtGTGGGAGGTGAAAAGAAGTGTATGGACAGCTCTACCCTGTAATTATACTAGCGTCCttaaaattataatcaaatctCATATTGGCCTATGAAGTCATGAATCATATGGACttatttggaagtgcttttaaaatgactaaaagtgtttttagataAAATGATTTGGGTTTCAAAAACAGTTAAATTGTTTCttacaagaagcaccagttatgtgcttccaACTAGTTcttcttgcaagaagcacttcaagtgtttttttttcataattcacGTGCATTTTTACGAatgattggttccaaaaatattttcatcaaaagcatTTTTTGCCATTTTAAAACTACATCCAAACATTGTTTGTTACCAACTCAACCTCGACACGGTTATATTGGGtcaaccaaatgaaaaggaCGGCCTTGCCATTTAGCCCCAACACTAGCGGAGACACATTAAGGGCTACCCAAGGCTGTAGCCCAGGTAGCTttcgataaaaaataaaattttacatgtaatttttACTGATTTCGAATCTAGTCCATCATATATTTAGTTACTGATTCGAATTCTCTCGGTTCAATTATATAATACAGTTTACaaaccattttttttctcacatCTTTTTTCTCATCTCTTCTTGTACATGTacaaatttgaatttgtttgaatAACGAAAATTCTTAGCTCACCTTGTGAAAATTTTCTTAAGTTAGTTGATAATGTGAAAAATGCAGTATCaagtttctttttttataaaattttaatctttaacCTAGCCCACCCGATGAAAAATTTCTAACTCCGCCATTGAACTCCAAGCGCTAATCGAATAATACAAGTTATCTGTACGGGGGACTTAACTATATAAGaacgtttgttaaaaaaatttaattaattaattaaaaaaaaaaaacttatcagGTAAAAATGTGATGGAATAAGAAGAAACACGCTTAAGAAAAATAtgtattcaaattttgaaagcTTCTGCTTGGTTGTGTATTGGTAGGATTTCATTTTTCCTGGGTTAAGAATGTACGTATAACAAAGACTTGATTGACTAGGTCTCTTTTCTCAAGATATATCCATCCCACTGAAAAATAAAGTCAAAAACTAAACACCACTTTAAGCTCAAAAGCTTCCAAGTATATGCGTATTGAGATCATCTTCGAATCTCAAATTCCGAAGCTGATGGACTTAGAATTTGGAACATTCAATTTAAATCATGCGGTCCTCATTAACCTAATTTCACTTGCTCACCTCACATAAAAAATCAcaccctcatttctctctcttaaaTGATCCGGATTATTGAGTCCGTCTACCCTGGATTTTGAGATTCGGAGATGAGACACAAGAAAATGACAAcaaaattaagagaaaaaaaggTGTATTTGGTTATGTCTTTGTAATCAAAGTTATACTAGGATTCAATTACCTTCACTAGCTCCAAACCTGCCACCTACACAAGCTACTATCTCTCTagctatatatatgcatcattcCAGCTTAAACTTACTTGAGTTCTCTGTGCCACCACAACCTCCGAGATCATTTCTTCCAAGCTAGATCACAGATTATTTGATCCGTCGTCGGCTAATCGGACTCGGAAATGATCATCAACTCAGACTAGCTGCCGGTCGGCTTTAGGTTTATGCCAACGGATGAAGAGTTGGTCACTCATTATCTAATGAACAAGGTATTTCATCGGCCTGTACCAGCTGCACAGGAAATTCGAGAGGTCGATGCGGCTGGATTCTTGGATTCTATGGCGGACATCCTAAGAATCTAGGTATATATACTTGTGATGGTTTATATTTGGTTCTTTTAGAACAAATATTTTCGTATGGTTAATTTGTTTGCTCAGTGTCTATACAtgatgtatgtatatatgcatgGCATAATTAACACTCTAAAATCTGTTATAAAATCTGTTATATGATCCGATCAGATCCATGAGTTATATGATGATCGATCGATTGTTCCAGGTAAAATTTGATTATATACAACAATAACAATAAAGAATCCTAGAGCGCCTTTATGCTCGGTTTTGCCTCAAGTCTTTAGTTAGCTTCAAGTACTCAATGTCTTTTAGAGTCTACTAGCAACTaatgcccgcgcgttgctgcgggattaCAAATTGATCTTATAGCAGTGTATAAATTTGAGTTAGTATCAGTGTAACATTAATTAATCTAAATAAAATTACCATAGTAAAGGAAAGAATTTTATTTGCTATAGAAAAATTATAGTTTTGATACCTTAcaaaggtaatttgttttaaaagATTGAAAGCCAGCGGTTTTCAATCTTGAAATTCCACAGCATCCTTTGAAAAATAGCGACCATGATCGGATAGAACTATTGTACCACCTACAGGAAAGAGAAAACAATGAGTTAATGAGATATTCTTATACACAAAAAGAAAACACTTGACGCTCAATgaacaaaatattcaaacatGGAAAACACATCATGAGGGATAATCTATCATTTTTGGCCAAGTGAGGAATGATATCTTGAGTATCGAGAGAGAAgattttagagacaaagtgaggaCAGAAGAGAGGGGGGAGCACCTTGGGCAAGGAGGCGGTTGATAGCTTTGTTGGAGGAGTCAGTCCAATTTTTGACAATCTCCTTCAAGCTTGCACCAACAATTAAAAACAGACAAACACAACATGATTGCAGAACGGAATTAGAAACGATCTAATTTTGGGAAAACCTGTGGCTCGAACGCACGTCCAATGACAATTGCTGCTTGAGTTTAGTAACATTAGTTAAATACAATACAATGTTTGCTTGCATAATCATGTTTAGTGATGCATTGGAATGCTCTCGAGGAAACAACTAAAGAAAATATGTAACTTAGTATTCGATAATGCACATTATAACTCATTTTTATGCAGAAATCAAGGTCCCATTTGATAACCATTCTGTTTTTGTCAACTTAAGTTTACTTCTCAAAACGTAACAGAATGCAAGGTTCTCAACTCAAACACACTTAACATCTGCAGGTGTAAGAGTAGCACTATAATGTAACAAAAGACTTCACACTACTCAAAAGATTGCTGTTGAAGAATCCATGTTCTAATTAGCACTAATCACGACACGAATACACTAAAGTCAAAACTTAAGTAAAAAACGATGGAAAACAGATGCATAATGACAGGGAGACACGTACCTAAAAAGCAATCAAGACCTTTAACTCTTTGTTCATAAGCAGCTTGGTAAAACATCATTAAAGCTGTAGCCTCTCCGTATAAAGCGTCAAAAGGATTGGGATACAACAGAAGTTGTGGCAACAACACTTCAAATACGTTTGCAAGATCTGGAAACACAGGCAGATGTAAGAGAATAAAACTTGGATTTCGCTACTTTCCCCATGCTTATAAGAGAATTTATTGTCCATTAGGTCTTACTGGGTACAAATAACGATAAACCGACTACAATACTACCTGCACAAATACAGTTCTGTTCCAACACGGATT of Malus sylvestris chromosome 6, drMalSylv7.2, whole genome shotgun sequence contains these proteins:
- the LOC126626317 gene encoding 40S ribosomal protein S19-3-like, giving the protein MEAARTVKDVSPHEFVKAYAAHLKRSGRIELPDWTDIVKTATFKELAPYDPDWYYIRSASMARKIYLRGGLGVGAFRRIYGGSKRNGSRPPHFCKSSGAIARHILQQLQRINIIDVDAKGGRKISSNGQRDLDQVAGRIAVAI